A segment of the Deinococcus multiflagellatus genome:
TCCCGACGTTCGTAAGGGGCGACGCCAATGCCATCGCCGGGTCCAACTTCATGTTCTTCGATCTCTCTACTGGAGAGCTGACTGGGCTGTTCGTACTCGATGGCGACAGGAAGCATGGCGTAACTGGGAAAAACATCGACGTGATCAGCCTTAACGGCAACGGTGCAGTGGTTTTTCACGACGAGAACAGTGCCTACTCGCAGTCGTCCAGCCTGATCTGGAGTATGGCCGCTGGACCAATCATCGTGCGAGGTGGTAATTTCACTGATGCCACCTGGGGGAAGTACAGCGTGGATCAGCTTGGTCCCACCGTCAACCGTCAGCGCATCTGCCTGGGCCTGCACAGCAGCGGCGACTATATCCTTGCCTACCGCGCCTCGATCAACCTTACGGACTTGGCCGGGTACATGAAGTCGCTGGGTTGCACGGACGCGATCGCCGGGGATGGCGGCGGCTCTGCGCAGTTGTACCTGGAAGACCGCAACACCCTGTTCGGCAGTGATGCCCGTTCGGTACACGTCATTCCGGTCGCGCTGACCAGCTACAGCTACATCAGCAGCATTGCCTGATTCTCTCTGGTTCCACGGTTGCGCCTGTGCCCTCAAAGGGCACAGGCGCGACTCTCATTACCATGCTAAACACTGCTTTCATGTCCCCCGTTCACCGCCGTTGGCTCACCGCCAGCCTGCTCAACTCTTTGGTGGCGCTACCCGTTCACGCACAAAGCGGTGACGCAGCTGCACGTACCCTGAGCTTCGACAGCCTCATGTACGCGATGTTTGCCAGCCCCTACCCGGACTTGAGCCGGAACTTCACTACGGGCACGCCCCAGGCCGCAAGCAACCTGCTGCGCTTGCGGCTCCCGCCCCCAGCACCAAGCGGCTACAAACTGCTGGGTACCTGGACGACCACACAGGCACTTGTCGAGCGGGCGGTCCGCCAGGACGACACCCGCTCCCCAGCCGCCCTGCTGCTGTACACTCGTTCCACTCCTCGACCACCGGCCAGCGCTGAACAGGGCACGGCCATTGCGATTCTCGTAGGGCGATGGTCGGGTACACCTGCCGCCCTTGCCTCTTACGAAGGGCAACTTGACCGTGCGTCCTTCAACCGCCGCTCCTGGGCAACGGGAACAATTTTCAGCTCTTGCAACGCTGTGAACATCGTCGTGGAGGATTACCCGCTGCTTCGGCGCGCTGTGCATCGCTCCTGCGAAGCGCAGTACCGAACGCAAGACACTTTCCTTAAAGTCAATGTGGTGAATCTGGACGAGCAACGGGCCGTGATGGAATTGCAGCGCGCCGCAGCCGCCTTCGGACTTGTCGGCGGAAAGTAAATTAGAAGGGGCATCCTCAATCCCTGACAAACGCCGTTTGGGGCTGAGAAGCTACGGACGACGTTCTGCCGCTTATCTCGGTTGGCACATTGACCACCACGTCCTCTGCATTCTGAGGAGGACGGCTTGTCTAAGAACGTCTCGTCATCGAGCAAAAGCATTCCTCGTCACCCGAAAGCTAGAAACGGCCCCCTCAGACGCTCCCCAGCCAGGCTCAGCCAAGCCCCAAACGGGGTCCTACGATTGCAACAACAAATCGGGCACACTAAGTACAAGGAAATTAACGTTTAGACTTAGGTATGGCTCGACCTGCTCGCCGTATCGATATTTCTCTAGAAGACGACCTGTTGCTGCGAGAACTGGAAACCAATCCCCATACGCACCCAAAACTCCGTCTACGAGCAAGTATCCTGCGCCTCCATCGACAAGGCTGGACTATTCCGCAACTGTCAGAGCACTTTGCCCGGAACCGGCAAGCCATCCACAACGATTTGACGCGTTTTGAGCAACATGGTGTAGCAGGATTGGCCGACAGTTTTCCTCCTGGTCAACCCTGCCGAGTGACCTCTGAGATTGAGCAGTTTCTCCACGAGAAACTGCGTGAAGAGCGCTTTTGGAGTGCCCCTCTGATCTGCGAAGCTGTCGAGAAGCAATTCGCCGTTTCCTTGACCTCACGTGCCATGGTTAACCACCTCAGGCGTCTTGGCTATAGCTGGAAGCGAGCCAGGTACTCTCCAGCGAAGAAACTCGATCCTGAAGTCATGGAAGAGCATCGAGCGTCTCTAGAGACGCTAAAAAGGGGGCATTGGACGGCAGATTGACGCTTACTGATCCATGCCTAAATCAGTAGCGAGGCAGTGAAGGGGGTCCCTTTGATGAACGCCAGAGGCAAGGCTATGCGCCGAATCCGCTGCCAGCCCACCGTCAGCCGCTTCTTCAACTCACCGACCGACATCGCACAGAAGTTGCCCACGACATTCCGCTTCAGATCCGCCCAGATCAATTCAATGGGATTCAACTCGGGGGCATACGGCGGCAAATACACCAACGACAGGCGTTCGTGCAGTTGCACGAACGCCTGGACTGCTTTCGCCCGGTGGATCATGGCGCGGTCCAGCACCACCACGACCTCGCCGGCCACGTGACGCAGGACATGCTCCAGGAACTCCACGACCTGCGGTGAACGCACCGCGCCGCGGTGCGTGTGCTGGAGAAACTGTCCGCCCGTGGTGATGGCCCCAATCACGGACAGATGCTCCCAGCGAAGCCTGGTGGGGATGATCGGGGTCTGCCCGCACCGTCCCCAGGTGCGCACCTTCGTCGTTTTCAGGCTGAACCCGCTCTCGTCGAGGAACACCAACGTGGCCCCCTCAGCGACCTTTTTTTCCCAGCGCCTCTCCCTGGACGCGGACCCAGGTGGCGATGTCGTCTTCGTTGCGTTCCACGGCCCGCACCGCGGGCCGCTGATACGAGAAGCCCCAGCGTCGGAGCTTCCGGGAGAGGTGCGCGCGGTCCAGCCAGACCCCGTACTTCATACCAATGACCTGACGGATTTTCGGAATGGTCCAGCCATGGGTGTCGAAGCCCTGCGCGCGCGGGTCGCCGTCGAGGATCGCCCCGATCTCGTCTTGTTGGGCTGCGGTGAGGCGTTCGGGGCGTCCGGTGGCGCGGGAAGCGCGCAGCGCTTCCTCGCCGTCACGTCGGAGCCGGGCACGCCAGGCGCGGATGGTGACTTCAGCGACCCCGAACTGCTGCGCCAGATCAAGGGTGGTGCGGCTGGGGTCGTTCAGTGCGGGTTGAGCGGCGAGCCGCCGTTCTTCCTGTTGGGCACGGGTGAGGCGGCTGGGCCGCCAGGGGGAAACGGTCACACCCTACGATACAGATTTAGGCACGGATCAGTAAATATCTCGATCAGACGGGCCTCTCTTTGATGTTGTCAATCGGAGCAACCTGGTTCAAGCGAGGCTCGGGAAAGCAGTTTGAGATCCCCACGCGTTGGGGATCTTCTGGTCGGATCAACCTGATCGGGACCTACAGCTTCCACGGCACAGAAGAACAACTGGAAGTTCGCGAATTGTCCGGCTCCTGCAACGGGGAGCAGGTGATTGCCTACCTTGAAACTTTGGCTCTCCAAACCGTCCCAGACCAGATGACCGTGGTGGTGCTGGACAACGCTCCCTTTCACAAGGGAGCGAAACTGCGGGAAAAGGCGGCTGAGTGGGAGAAGAAGGGACTCTATCTGCGTTACCTGCCACCCTACGCCCCGATGCTTAACCTGATTGAAGAGGTCTGGCGGAAGCTCAAAGGCATACTGATGCCACGACGCTGCTACAACTCGGTGAATGAACTTCGCGAGGCGCTCCTCACTGGCCTAAAGGTCCTGGAGACACGGTTTATCTAAATATTAATTTCTTTGTACTTAAGTGCCGAATTGCACTCTGGCATCGGTACTTCCTCCGCTGTGAGGTGAGGTGTACGCTGCGGTTGCCCTACAACACGCACCCACGGCGGCTGGCCCTCCCGTGGAAGTACCGTCACTGCCGATTCCCGGCACTTTTTCAGGGAGGCTCCATGCAGCAGCGCTGGACCATCGACGAACTCATCGACACCTGGACGCTGCTGCCCACCGAGACCGACCTGCTGCGGAACAAGACCGGCCCCACCCGCTTGGGCTTCGCCGTCATGCTCAAGGCCTTCCAGCACGAGGGCCGTTTCCCCTACAACACCCATGAGGTGCCCGAAGCCGTCGTCGAGTACGTCGCCCGGCAGGTCGGCGTGGCGACCGACGAGTACCGGGACTTCAACTGGCGCAGCCGCAACAGCAGCTACCAGCGTCAGGACATCCGGGCGTTCTGTGGGTTCCGCGAGTTCACCACCGAGGATGCGGGCACGCTGACGGACTGGCTGAGCCAGTCCGTTGTTCCGCACGAGACCCGCTCCGGGGCTGTGACCGAAGCTGCTCTGCGCTGGCTCCGCGAAAACGGGATCGAGCCCCCCAGCCCCGGGCGGCTCCAGCGGTTCGTGGACGCGGCGGAACGGCACTATGACCTGCGCCTGTGCCAGACCATCCACAACCGCTTGAGTACCGAACACCGGGCAGGGCTGGAGGCGCTGCTGAGGCCGACGGCGCTGGAGGAAGACCAGCCGGAAGACCACGAGGGCCAAGGCCC
Coding sequences within it:
- a CDS encoding phosphodiester glycosidase family protein; its protein translation is PTFVRGDANAIAGSNFMFFDLSTGELTGLFVLDGDRKHGVTGKNIDVISLNGNGAVVFHDENSAYSQSSSLIWSMAAGPIIVRGGNFTDATWGKYSVDQLGPTVNRQRICLGLHSSGDYILAYRASINLTDLAGYMKSLGCTDAIAGDGGGSAQLYLEDRNTLFGSDARSVHVIPVALTSYSYISSIA
- a CDS encoding winged helix-turn-helix domain-containing protein, translating into MARPARRIDISLEDDLLLRELETNPHTHPKLRLRASILRLHRQGWTIPQLSEHFARNRQAIHNDLTRFEQHGVAGLADSFPPGQPCRVTSEIEQFLHEKLREERFWSAPLICEAVEKQFAVSLTSRAMVNHLRRLGYSWKRARYSPAKKLDPEVMEEHRASLETLKRGHWTAD
- a CDS encoding IS630 family transposase (programmed frameshift) yields the protein MTVSPWRPSRLTRAQQEERRLAAQPALNDPSRTTLDLAQQFGVAEVTIRAWRARLRRDGEEALRASRATGRPERLTAAQQDEIGAILDGDPRAQGFDTHGWTIPKIRQVIGMKYGVWLDRAHLSRKLRRWGFSYQRPAVRAVERNEDDIATWVRVQGEALEKKVAEGATLVFLDESGFSLKTTKVRTWGRCGQTPIIPTRLRWEHLSVIGAITTGGQFLQHTHRGAVRSPQVVEFLEHVLRHVAGEVVVVLDRAMIHRAKAVQAFVQLHERLSLVYLPPYAPELNPIELIWADLKRNVVGNFCAMSVGELKKRLTVGWQRIRRIALPLAFIKGTPFTASLLI
- a CDS encoding IS630 family transposase, with translation MLSIGATWFKRGSGKQFEIPTRWGSSGRINLIGTYSFHGTEEQLEVRELSGSCNGEQVIAYLETLALQTVPDQMTVVVLDNAPFHKGAKLREKAAEWEKKGLYLRYLPPYAPMLNLIEEVWRKLKGILMPRRCYNSVNELREALLTGLKVLETRFI